The following coding sequences lie in one Nakaseomyces glabratus chromosome K, complete sequence genomic window:
- the TAH1 gene encoding Tah1p (CAGL0K09240g~Ortholog(s) have chaperone binding activity, role in box C/D snoRNP assembly, protein folding and R2TP complex, cytoplasm, nucleus localization), whose product MSFQHFKDIGNEHFKKGEYDLAIEQYRKCISLEPTNAVGYSNLAMAYLKNRCPDEAKTACEMGLSYCKDTKLRQKLQYRLELATTNKRPKTLQQLEIREVERIPPELASL is encoded by the coding sequence ATGTCCTTCCAGCATTTCAAGGATATTGGTAATGAGCATTTCAAGAAAGGTGAGTATGACCTGGCCATTGAACAATACCGCAAATGCATATCCTTAGAGCCTACAAATGCCGTCGGGTATAGTAACCTAGCAATGGCATACTTGAAGAATAGGTGCCCGGACGAGGCCAAGACTGCATGTGAGATGGGGTTATCATACTGCAAGGACACAAAACTCAGACAAAAATTACAGTACAGGTTAGAACTGGCCACTACAAATAAGAGACCAAAGACGCTACAACAGTTGGAAATACGAGAAGTGGAACGGATCCCTCCCGAATTGGCAAGCTTGTGA